The Juglans regia cultivar Chandler chromosome 1, Walnut 2.0, whole genome shotgun sequence nucleotide sequence CGGttgaatcatcatcatcagcagAGGCAGTTTCCTCGTTATATGACTCCCACGAAAATGCACTATTTACAGGCGTCATCTTCATCTGCGAGCTTTGAGCACCAAGCTGTATAGAAGTAACACTTATCAAAATCAGATGGTAAAAACTAACAGATAATATATAAAGCAGTACTAAACTTtacatttcaaaataaatagacacttaattattttgttaaaatatctTGCAAGGCTTTTCAAAAATCTTTCCATAAACGTTTTAATAGCTTCAGCAGGGAAATAGAGTTCTTCCTAGCTAGGTGTTTCCTCCGAATATATTTGGGCAATGCATACTCTTCTATTAATACTAACAAGATTTtactagaaaaaaaatacagatcTGAGAAGATAGATGAGAAAATATCACTTTGGTGAAGAAAGTGAAATTTGAAACTATTTAGACGTGCAACACACTTTTACTGAGAGAGAATTGAGATTTCATGACGTAGTGAAGAGCGTTCTCATACCCTTGCAGTGTTGAAAACAACAGTTTTGCAATCAGGAAGGATGCTGATGGACCAAGGTGGCAAGTCATATTGTGCATTTCCAAAGGACACCTTCGTGGATGATTTTGTGTCATAATTTGCAAGAAATGCAGCACAGGCGCCAGACTTTGATTTGAATACATGAGCCTAGAATATGACACTGACGTTGAGAAaatattgggaaaaaaataaagacagtTAATCAATAGTTCCTATATAGATGATAAACCTTACCTCTTGATTATCTCCCAGTGAGTTCACTGTGGGATCTCCAGAAACTAGAGCTGATTCACATAACTTGATGGCTTTGTGCAGATCTCTCAAATGTCCCCATTTTGGGTCCCTTGGCAGTCCTAATGGCAACATGTTCAGATAATTATAACATATTCCTTTCCAAGTACATAGGAAAAGTCCAGTCGATTTGCCTTTAATATGACAGTAGGTTTCACAgtcgagaaaaataaatgaggcaGGTAGACAACTTTAGCACAACCAACTCAAATGAGCTAAAGTAAATGCCCTACCAAATTCATCAATAGGAGCATCATAATCGTAGCTGGTTGCAATAAAGGGACCCCCAGCTGTTCGGCCAAAGTTGGTTCCTCCATGGTACTATGAGAATTGAGAAATGTTAAAAGGGaataattgagatgaatattcattttaattgatTAACACAAGGTAAATTAGATCAACAAAGAAAGAGAACAAAGGATTATGTAccatataataattaacaaaagAGCCACCGTTCTGAATGAACCTCACTACTGAAAATGCCAAGTCCTCTGCTGGCCTATGAGGAACTGGACCACCAAACTCAGTGTACCTGGGGATACAACAGATGTAAGAGGGAATTCAGTCTCCAGAAAGACTCTAAATGAAAAGCACAACGCAATTGAAGTTTTTCAGACGtttacaaaattagatatttaatattgatattttgttcagagaaaagaaaaaaatcaaaatgatgttttgttttatacACCACACAAGCAATACTTGTGACTTACCAACCAGTCCAGTTTTCTGTCCACATTTTGGgtttattgttgttgtttggCTTGAAGTTTTCACAGTAGAAACCATTGCAGGTATCAATCTGTCCCAAAatcaaaaacagaaaatttaAGTGAGAGAGCAATATTTGGAAgcttttgtttattaaaaataatagctGAAGTAGTTGATAATAGAAAGTCCAATCACtagaaaaataaacccaaacactTGACTTCTGAAAGAACACGTAGATCTCTTTAACTGATTCTTCACCATAAAACATGAAGCAATTTGATAAAGTAGAAAGGAGAGTCGAGACATGCTCATCAttgcatttatttgaaaatccaAAACCCAAATCCAAGATAAATgaagagaagacaaaaaaaaaaaaaaaatggataggACCTGAGTATTTGTACAGGAAAAGGGTAATCACGGCCAACAAAAAGTATCAGTTAAAAACCACCTTTGAGAATCTCATTGGCTTGGTCAAAGTTAAAGgatgattaaaatttaaataatttatgtcaAAAAGATCTCATATTGAATTGGgcacttctaaaataatttagacttcTGTTACAGTGGTTGGCCaaagatgaaaaattacaattgattcaccaaatattaaaatattaatttctcactccaaccACTTGTAGGTGTTTATGTAGgtgtagattttttattgacattgAAATGGTATGTTGCTAGATATTTAGTtagtgaataagaaatttagatagaattttaaataagtttaatctcaatttttggttattacattaaatgacttatgaaaatatgattttttaatattaatttaattagaatattaatattaaattggtagaattataaaatataatataaataaatttaaataaaaaattattaatttaataatattttattattatatagaaaataaatgattaatttaatgtaaaaattaaatttaaatagaataaataaatataaaaaagtacaatattaactaaagaaaaattctaaacataagccccACATCCTgtacacccacttaaaaacatgtgattttacttttttatcctcatatttcatattgaattatgaggataaaaaagtaaaatcacatatttttaagtgggtgtgtaGAGTGTGAGGTTTCTGTGTAGGACAACtcttaactaaattttaaacaTGCATTTAGCCCACCAATGTAAAAAAGTGTTATAGAGAGATAACATACTGGTAAACTGCCCACCAATAAAGGTGGGTGCCACAATAAATGAAAGGCACCTAGAAATAATAAGAGAATGACAGGcataaaaaaaaagctaaaaagaaAACGTTGAAAATTTATGCAGACTAACTTACAACAGGGTCAGGGGCATCCTCTTGCTTGCACATAACCCAGGGCACACCAGTGTCAAGACCTAGTGCCATTTGTGCTGCCCATTTGGTATAAGCTTTACCAGGGGCACCAATTTCCCATTCTACTGGTCCAAATTCATTCTCAATCTGCCCAAATATAGACAATAACATATAAACAAGATTGATCGGCACATAtcaacaaaagagagagagagagagagaattgattGCCCATCTTCTGAGAAAACtaagaacatattttataaaaaattttaaacccgTCTTTAGAAATATGAGGGAGACTAGCTGAGCTGTTTTTCTTACCTGAGACAGAATGATAGGACCGCCCTGAGTTTCAAACAACTTTTCTGCCTTCATCATACTGACAATCTTCTCTGTGAATTTTTGCATTGCCGCCTTCATTGTGGCCAATTAGaaatcaataaacaattcaaatatattttacaaaagttgatAGAAAATGATTATGGATTGAGAAAATCAAAGTGCTAACTTTAAATGGTCCGTTGTCTGTTCTAAAAGCGATGCCCGGAACGAATTTCAGCCAAACAGGAAATCCCCTGAATCAGAAACAGAACAAAAACAGAGCTTCCGAATATAAGGTCGTAAAATGGAACCAAAATACAccctttttggtttgaaatttagtTTTTCGTTAAAATACAGCATAATTATGAATAATTAGTACCCAAAGTTCCATTCAGCACAAACATAAGGGCCTATCCGGAGATGAACGTATAAGCCTGCTTGTTGTACCACCTTGATGAACTTAACCAAATCATACCTATCCTCAAAGTAATActgaaaatcaaaagaaaaaagaaaatgcaatgAGTGTTTCTCAACCAGAAATGAACACAGTATTTacagaagaaaaattaaataaaattcatttgcATTACATTTCCTGGAGAAGGCTCATGTCCATTCCAAAACACATATGTCTGTATAACATCCAAACCGCCTGCTTTGGCCTTCTGTATAAGATCAGGCCACATCTGCAATAACccaaaaaacccacaaaaaaagaaaaaagatttgagCTCAGAATCGACAAAAACATGCAACAGTGAAACATGACTCAAAAAGTCACGAGAAAAGGCAGAAACGGGGAGACAGAAGGACCCCGTGAACCACATTGGCATTATATATTACCTCAGGAGTGCTTCTTGGATAGTGAATGGacccagaaatcagaatctTTCTCTGCCCATTAATCACAATAGCTCTGTGATCATAAGTCACAGAAGCTGCAGCACAACAaaccaaagaaaacaaaagcaatAACTTGAAAATGTCAGGTCTCAACATATTCCACCAGAAAACTCTAAAACCCATATCCATATCCCTCTTTTGATTCTCAAAGCAATGGCCTTTTGTCTTTGTATCTTCTCGCTTTAATTCTTCATATCTCGATAGAGGACGGTAAACAGAGTTTGTTTCTGGGTacactttcttttttattcttttgagattgaaaataGGGAAAGAAAGCGAGTGGCAGGTAACTGCATGGAATGGAAGAGTGTTGAGTTTTGGCTATGAGAGGTAGAAAACGGGAAGCTCCCCCAACTGCTTTTATAAACATAAGAAGAATTAGGTTGTAGGGTCCAGTTTTGGCCTTTTGGGGTCACTCACTCTCACCTTCTCTGACACGGAACTTTAGGCTCTCTGCCTATTAAAAAGCTTAATTTAGCTGACCCAGCATTTAAGACAAATGTCTAAACTGGTGACCAAAACGAGATGCCATCCTCCAgcaatatgtatgtattttttttttttttaagaaaaattcattacattatattaatatcttactttcatcttattatataaaatatgatatatttatcataattaaataattttttattagataattgataattttttatcatctaatagtgataaatatatcatatattacatagtgagataaaaataagataggagtatggtgtataacattactcttttttctgTTCACACATCAAGATTCCCTCCATCCcaataatgttttatttgtttggacggtaaaaatattttatcttctctcatcattataatttttttaaatgtttacacaaaatataataaataaataagattaacTTAAATGAattaacaaaacaaacacaaataaaaatgaaaagagtCATTATATTCATAAGTTTATGTCAACAAAGCACCATCTATATTATTAACATGAcacaatttaatttgtaaaatttaaatttataaatattttttataaattaaattttgtcacATCAACATATGGAGTGTGTATACTCTACACTAATTTATTCATAGAATTAGTCataataatatactataaatttaataaaatatgagaattaatacactaataaatttttctcaattttgacagaaatttacaaaatatgcataAGAATGTGTACGTAAATAAcagagaatttatttttataaaaaaaaaaaaaaacagagaaattattatatattaacagaaaatattaaaatggcttttttatttttcgaagCGTTAAAAACAGAGTCGGGTTGCAGCATCGAGAAAGTGGACAGTTTGAC carries:
- the LOC109009617 gene encoding beta-galactosidase-like, with amino-acid sequence MDMGFRVFWWNMLRPDIFKLLLLFSLVCCAAASVTYDHRAIVINGQRKILISGSIHYPRSTPEMWPDLIQKAKAGGLDVIQTYVFWNGHEPSPGNYYFEDRYDLVKFIKVVQQAGLYVHLRIGPYVCAEWNFGGFPVWLKFVPGIAFRTDNGPFKAAMQKFTEKIVSMMKAEKLFETQGGPIILSQIENEFGPVEWEIGAPGKAYTKWAAQMALGLDTGVPWVMCKQEDAPDPVIDTCNGFYCENFKPNNNNKPKMWTENWTGWYTEFGGPVPHRPAEDLAFSVVRFIQNGGSFVNYYMYHGGTNFGRTAGGPFIATSYDYDAPIDEFGLPRDPKWGHLRDLHKAIKLCESALVSGDPTVNSLGDNQEAHVFKSKSGACAAFLANYDTKSSTKVSFGNAQYDLPPWSISILPDCKTVVFNTARLGAQSSQMKMTPVNSAFSWESYNEETASADDDDSTARNGLWEQVYVTRDSTDYLWYMTDVQIDPNEGFLKNGQSPLLTIFSAGHALHVFINGHLSGTVYGGLDNPKLTFSDVVKLTAGINKISLLSIAVGLPNVGLHFETWNAGVLGPVTLKGLNEGTRDLSKQKWSYKIGLKGEALSLHTVSGSTSVDWVEGSLLTTKQPLTWYKTTFRAPEGNDPLALDMNSMGKGQIWINGQSIGRHWPGYKAHGGCGDCSYAGTYSDKKCRTNCGEASQRWYHVPRSWLNPSGNLLVVFEEWGGDPTGISLVKRTAASVCADIFEGQPTLKNWGMLTTGKINRPKAHLWCPPGQKISQIKFASYGLPQGTCGSFREGSCHAHKSYDAPQRNCIGKQSCSVTVAPEVFGGDPCPGNMKKLSVEAICS